Genomic DNA from Cardiobacteriaceae bacterium TAE3-ERU3:
TGATGTTGAGCGCTGGGTGGTAAAAATTGGCAGTGCGATGCTCACAGGCGGCGTTGGTATTGATAAAGCGGCACTCGCTGATTGGACGGCACAAATGGCTGCGCTGCAACGTGCTGGTAAGCAGGTCGTGGTGGTCTCATCTGGCGCAATTGCAGTCGGTATCCAGGAACTTGGCTGGACGAGCCGCCCCAGTGAATTGAGCCGCTTACAAACCGCAGCCGCAGTTGGGCAGATGCGTCTCACTTATGCATGGCAGGAAGCATTTGCGCGTCATGGCGTGCAAGTTGCACAAGTCTTGCTTACCCATGATGACGCGGCTGATCGCAAGCGCTATCTCAATGCCCGCTCAACTTTGCAAACCATGTGCCAACTCGGCATCGTACCGGTGATTAATGAAAATGACACCGTGTCGTATGACGAGATTCGCTTTGGCGATAACGATAACCTTGGTGCGATGGTCGCCAATATTACCGCCGCTGGTGCCTATATCATCCTTACCGATCAGCAGGGCATGTACAACAAAAACCCTGCTGAATACAGCGATGCGCAATTGATTGAACAGGCTGACGCTAATGATCATAGCTTGCTTGATATGGCGGGTAAGCGCGGTGGGGCACTGGGTTCTGGTGGTATGTTTACCAAGGTATTGGCGGCGCAAAAAGCCGCGCGCTCAGGTACGCATACTTTGCTCGCCTTTGGTCGAGAACCTGATGTCATCGCGCGCCTCGCTGCTGGTGAATCGTTGGGTACATGGTTTGTTGCCGGGAATGATGCGCAGCATGCGCGCAAGCAATGGCTTGGCAGTCAGTTGCAGGTGCAGGGGCGTTTGGTGCTTGATGCCGGTGCGGTAAGCGCGCTGACTCAAGCAGGGAAAAGCTTGCTTGCCGTTGGCGTTACCGCAGTTGAAGGCAGTTTTGCGCGTGGTGCGTTGCTTGAGTGCGTCAGCCAAAGTGGTGAAGCTGTTGCGCGCGGTCTGACCAATTACAGCAGCGAAGATTGTCGTGAACTGCTCGGTAAGCACAGCGATGAAGCCGCAGAACTACTGATTCATGGGCAGGCGCTTATTCACCGCGATAACCTTGTTTTAGCCTGAGTAAAACCTAGTTAGGTTGTTGTTAAAAAAATAAAATAAGACTATTTTTGTATTAAATTAACTTTATGTTATAAACTGTAGTTTTTATAAAAATCGATTGTTTGCTCCAGTGCTTATTGATACATTGACATTTGTCAATTTAAGCGAGGGTAGCATCATGACACATAAAACATTAGGCACAACATTGAGCACGACCATGCAGACGTTAGCTGTTCGTGCTATTTCCATTTCTATGGGCTTTGTCTTTTTTACAGGCGGTTGGCGCCGTTTTTACAATGCACCGGCAAAGCACGATATTGAAAGCCCGGCACACTTGGCGAACAAGCTGGTCGCAGCGGCACCTGGTTCACCGATTGAGGGCTCGGTGCATTGGGTGCTGTACAATCCGTGGGCGGCAGAATGGTCAACCTACATGATGTCGACAGCAGAAATCGCGGTTGGTGCTTGTCTGATGCTCGGTTTACTGACGCGGTTAGCAGCAGTTGGCTCAGCCATAATCAACATCTGTCTGATGCTCATTTTTGGCTGGATGGGCTATGAATGCCTTGATGAGTGGACGATGGCGGCATTGGGTTTTGCCATCTCGGTAACCATCATGCTGACCGGTAGTGGTACTTGCTCAATCGACTCTGCCATGGGGCGCGATTGGTTTGCGCGTTTCTTTAGGCCATTACCCGTGCAAGCGACATTGGTCGTTGCTTCTGTGCTGATGACGGTCGGGTTCTATAGCTATTACTTTGGCTTCTTTAATTTCCAGAAGCGTACCAGTACCCATCAATACAGTATCGTCGCTGAGCCGGTCTCAGGCATGAATGACCGGATTACGCTGTACGTCAATGCCGGTGGTTCATCTACTGCTGCATACGTCAGAGAAATCACCTTTGACTTGCTAAATGGTGAACAGGTCGTTCAACAGCCGGATGAAATTCAGGTACTGCGCAGCCACTTTGCGCCGTGGTCACATTCCGGTAAAGTCGTTGACGGTACACTCAAGCTGCGCCTTGGCTCTAAAACCGATATCGCCATCCCTGAAGGTGCTGTTGGTGCAACGGTAGACATTATTGATGCGAAAAAAGATCCGGTATTGAGTTGGTAACATGCGTGGATATATCGGGTGTTAACCTGAATCCATAAAACCAATACTTTCTACTATGGTTATTTGGAAGCCCCGCCTACGCGGGGTTTTCTATTACTGTGTGATTTGATATAAGTCATGGGTTATATACTTAGAGCCTGCTAGGCTACGCTTTTTCATCCGGAGGCACTCATGAACAACGCGCTGTTTGCGCTGGGATTCCGCATTTTCTTTGCCAGTTCGGCGGTATTTGCCGTACTGACGATGACGTGGTGGATGGGCATTTTCGGATTTGGTATTGGTGCGGGCAAGCTGAATATGGCACCATTGTATTGGCATGGTCATGAGATGGTCTTTGGTTACAGCATGGCTGTTGTGGCTGGATTCCTGCTTACCGCAGTGCAGAATTGGACCAAGCAACCGATGCCGCACGGGCGTGCGCTGTTTGTCATATGGCTACCGTGGCTATTGGCGCGACTGTTGTTTGCCTTTGGCACATGGATTGGCTTGGCGATGGCGCTTGATGTGCTATTTGGCTGCTTGCTGGTCTATGCGGTAGGTAAGCCGGTCTTTGCGGTCAAGCAGTGGCGGCAAATGGGTATATTGTCGAAGCTGGTGTTAATGGTGATCGCGAACTTGCTATTTATTGCTGGCACCTATCGCTGGTTGGCTTTGGGGCAGCACTGGGGACTGTATCTCGGTGTATTTGTCATCCTCGCGCTGCTGTTGACCATTGGACGGCGCGTTACGCCATTTTTTATTCAAAATGCGACTGGTGCGACACTGCGTAATAGTGCTTTGGTTGACCGCTTGAGCCTGTTCAGCTTCTTCGCTTTCTTTGTTTTGGAAGTGTTTACACCGTGGCACACGCTGGCTTCATGGTGTGCGCTCGCTGCAGCGTTGGCAAATGGTTATCGCTTGATCGGCTGGCATACGCCAAAATTGTGGCGCATACCGCTGTTGTGGAGTATGTATTTGTCGCTGTGGGCGGTGGTTGCCGGATTCCTGATGTATTTCCTGCGCCTGTGGTTGCCGATTGCACCATCTCTGGCGATGCATATGCTCGCGCTCGGCGGCATTGGCATCATGACCTTTTCGATGATCGGGCGGGTTAGCCTCGGGCATACCGGGCGCAATATTCACGCACCGCCGAAGCGCTTGGTGATTGGTTTTTATCTGCTGCTGTTAGCATTGCTGTTCCGCGTGATCATGCCATTGTTCTTGCCGTCTCAATATTTGGTGTGGATGATCCACGCACAAGCATTGTGGATCATCGCATTCATATTAATGGTCACGGCTTATGCGCGGATTTGGGCGACGCCACGTCCTGACGGTCGCCCCGGTTAAAAGGCTCAATTGAAGGCTGAGAGTAGCGTCTGTCCGTAGAACAATACGACGATAGCGGCAATAGCCAAAGCAATGCCGATTGCGTTAATCGCGCGTACGCGCTCACGGAATAGTACTGCACCGACCAAAGTACCAAGGCAGATAACGCCAAGGTTCATGCCGGCAAAGACCAGTGAAGGGTCTTCTTTCATCGCCTGATGTGCGCGGATGTAAAACAGAATATTGGCGAAATTCAGTCCGCCGAGAATGATGCCGGCGATGAGATCGCGTGCAGACCAGCGTTGCCCTTTAATTGCGAGGTAAATGAACATGCAGATACCGGCAAGCACAAAGCTGACAAACAGTATTGCGGAAAAACCAGCACCGGTTTTGGCCATTTGCTTGAACAAAATATCAATCACGCCATAGCCAGTCCACACGCCGAACAGCAGTAATGCACTACGCAGCAGGTTTGTGCCGCTGCCACTACCAGACTTTCCTCCATAAACTAGTGCGCAAAGGGCGATAAAGGCGAGCACGATACCGGTTAATTTGATACCAGTCAGCGGTTCACCAAACAAGGTAAATGCCGCAAGAATTGGCAGGAACAATGACAGGCGCTGCGCTGCGTCGGATTTAACGATTCCCACGTTCGCGACCGCTTTGCCCATGATGATGAATACGCTGGGCAGTAATACGCCAAGTGTGGCAAAGATTGGCCAATTCGCTACCAGCACTTCACTGTTGGCAAAAGACGGGCGCAGGAACAGCCAGCAGCAAACTGTCGCAACAACATAGTTGATCGCGATGGCGTGGCTAATGGCGAAGCCTTGGCGGCGGGCAACTTTGAGCAATATCGAGACGCTGACGCTGGCGAGTACCGCAAGAATGAGAAACTGCATGGTGAATATAATCCCAAAAACGCGTGAGCATAAATCGTTTTGATGGTATTGACAAACATTATCAATAAGGGAATTGGATTGCCAAGTGGATAAGATCATGGATTTTATTGATTAAAGTTTTACAATGCGCACTTTGCGCAATTCAAACACAGAGGCAAAAATGATTGAAGATCTTCATCTTAAGATACGCGAAATCAAGCACGAGGATTATCCGCAGATTAAATCGTTGATGGACCGTGTTTATTACGACATTGGCGGTGCATGGCCGCAGCACACCATCGAGCAACTGGTTGATGAGTTCCCGGAAGGGCAGATTGCGCTGTTTGACCATGAGCGCCTAATCGGCATGGTGCTGTCGGTGCAAGTAGACTATAAGACGTTTTCTAACCCGCATACTTATGACGACTTGGTCGATCAGCGTGAACGTGTGCGCAATAATCCTGAAGGTGATGCGATTTACGGACTCGATGCACTGATTGACCCGGATTACCGCGGTTATCGCTTGGGTCGTCGCTTGTATGACGCGCGCAAAGAGCTTTGCCGTCAGCATAACTTCCGCGCGATCCTGACTGGCGGACGGATGCCGAACTATCATCAAGAGAGCGAGATGACGCCCGCTGAGTACATCGAAGCGGTCAGTAGCCGTGAGATTTACGATCCGGCGCTGTCATTCCAGCTGGCCAACGATTTTATCGTCAAGCGCGTCTTGCACAAATACTTACCGGAAGACGACAAGTCCAAAGGTTTTGCGACTTTGCTTGAGTGGAACAACATCTACTACGAGCCGCAGGATTACAGTACCCAGACGCGCAAATCGAGTGTACGGATTGGCGGTATTCAGTGGCAGATGCGCGAAGTCGAATCTCCAGAAGAACTGCTGCAACAGGTCGAGTTCTTCGTCGACGTCATGGCCGATTACAACGCTGACTTCGCTTTGTTGCCAGAGTTTTTCAATGCGCCATTGATGGGGCTGTGCGACTCGACTGACCAAAACGTCGCGATTCGCTTCCTCGCCGGCTTTACCGAGCAATTCCGCGACGCGATGTCGCATATGGCGGTGAGCTATAACGTCAACGTCATCACCGGCTCAATGCCACTGCTTGAGGATGACACGCTGTATAACGTTAGCTATCTGTGCCGCCGCGATGGTACGGTTGAAGAGCAGCGCAAAATCCACATCACGCCACACGAACGCAGTGCATGGGTTATTGAAGGCGGCAACAGCGTACGTGTGTTTGATACCGACGCCGGGCGCATCGGCATTCTGATTTGCTACGATTCCGAATTCCCTGAACTGGCGCGCCTGATGGCACTGGAAGGCATGGAAATTCTCTTTATTCCATTCTGGACAGACACCAAGAACAGCTATCTTCGTGTACGCCACTGCGCCCAAGCACGCGCGATTGAAAATGAATGTTACGTGATGATTTGCGGTAGTGTCGGTAACTTGCCACAGGTTGAAAGCCTCGACATTCAGTACGCACAGTCGTCGATCTTCTCGCCTTCGGACTTCCCGTTCCCGCATGACGCCATCATGGCGGAAACCACGCCAAACACCGAGATGATTTTCTTCTCAGATGTGGACTTGGACAAGCTCAAGCACGTCCGCGCAGAAGGATCGGTACGCAACTTGAAGGATCGCCGTAGCGATTTGTTCAGCGTCAGCTGGACCGGTAAAAAAGAAGCGTCAGACCGTAAATACGACGAAGAGTAAAACGGCATTGACGTCATGAGGCAATAACGGGGCAATTTATGAGTATCACCAGACGCGACTTTCTCAACGGCTTTGCTTTGACGGTTGGTGCGGGATTGACCCCGTGGCAGCAGCTCATGGCGCAAGAGCAATCTGCACAAGCGGCGGGGAAATATTATCCGCCGTCGCTGACCGGGCTGCGCGGCAACCATCCTGGCAGTAACGACATCACCCATCCGATCGCCTTTGGTGCGCTTCAAGTAGATATGGACGGTTTACCAGTTAGCGAAGATTATGATCTTGTGGTTGCCGGTGCTGGGATCAGTGGCTTGGCGGCTGCATGGTTTTACCGCAAGAAATTCCCCGATGCCAAAATCCTGATTCTGGATAACCACGATGACTTTGGCGGCCATGCCAAGCGCAATGAGCTGGGCGAGGGCGACAACTTCCGCATCACCTATGGCGGCAGTGAATCACTCGACAGTCCCAAAGCGCATTTCAGTAACGTGGTTGAGGATTTTCTCGCGGATTTGGGCGTTGATTACCAGCGCTTCAATACCTACTTTGATGACGAACTTTATGCCGATCAAGGTCTGAGCGCGGGTGTGTTCTTTGATGCGGCCAACTTTGGCGAGAACCACGTTGCCAAAGGTGAACCATTCTTTGGTGAAGCTGATCCCGCTGAGGCGATTGCCAATTTCCCATTGAGCGAGAGCGACAAGCAAGCATTGCTGGCACTGTTCAACGAACCGGAAAATTATTTGCCGGAAATGAGTGCCGCAGAGGTCGAGGCCTATCTCGGCACAATCAGTTACGACACATTTTTGCAAAAGCACGTCGGTTTGTCGGCGAAAGCACGGCGTTATTTCCAGTCGTACTCTTGTGATGTGTGGGGCTATCCGATAGATGGGCGTGCCGCACTTGAAGGCTATTACGACGGCTATCCTGGCTTTGATGCAATGCCGATGCCAGTGCTTGACGACGAGGAAGAGCCGTATATTTACCACTTCCCCGATGGCAACGCTTCGGTCGCACGTATGCTGGTGCGGGCAATGATTCCCGGTGTTGCGCCGGGTGAGACGATGGAAGACATCGTCCTCGCGCCGTTTGACTACAGCAAGCTCGACCAGCAAGCAAACAACGTACGCCTACGCGTCAATGCCACGGTCGCCGATGTGCGCAACCGCGATGGCGGTGTAGACGTACTTTATTTTCAGGACAATAAAGAGCCGGTGCGCGTGCGCAGCAAGCATTGTGTGATGGCCTGCTATCACCGCATGATGCCGAGCTTGATGAAAGAAATTGGCGAAGAGCAGCGTGCGGCGCTTGATCTGAACGTCAAAACGCCGATGATCTATACCAAAGTTCTGCTGAAAAACTGGCAGGCATTTAAGGATATGGGCGTGTATACGTTTTATTGCCCGACCGCGCCATATTGCTTGGTGCAGCTCGATTATCCGGTCAATATGGGCGGCTATGAATGCCCGAAGAACCCCGAGCAAGCGATCGTTGTGCACATGGTACGCACGCCTTCGCCATATGGCACCATGGCGGGTATCCGCGATACCGCTAGCCTTGGCCGCAAGCTGGTTTACGGCTTGCCGTTTGAAGCATTGGAAGCTGAAGCACTGAATCAGCTTGATGCGATGCTTTCAACAGTTGGGCAAAGTGCGCGACCATTGGTCGAAGCGATTACCATCAACCGCTGGGCGCATGGTTACAGCCACGAAACCGCGATGCTGGCCGATGATCTCGACGCAGTCGACGGCATACTGAATACAGCGCATGCGCCGATTGGCAACGTCCATATTGCCAATTCGGATTCCGGCTGGAGTGCGTATATGCACACCGCCATTGATCAGGCGTGGCGGGCGGTAGAGGAAATACAGGCTTAATTGTTTTATGTACAATATATGGTGTTTAAATTATTTTTTAAATCTATATATTGTGCTTTCTGTGCTGATTTCTTTAGCCAGTTAACAAAATGGCAGGTATAATGGCGCTCTTTTGCCAAGCCACAATATTGGCAATTGACAAGATATTTTAATTTTATCAGGAGTGCGCCATGCCTTATCCTTACCTCGTCGCCGATGTTGGCGGCACCAATGCCCGTTTTGCACTGGTCGATGAATATGGCGAGCTGAGCCATATTGACAGGCTGGCAACTGCCGATTTTCCAACCCTTGAAGCAGCGATCCGCGCTTATCTTGAACCGCTGAATGTGCAAGTCGTGCATGCGGGCATTGCGATCGCCAACCCTGTTACTGGTGACGAAGTGCGCATGACCAATCACCATTGGTCATTTTCCATTCGTGGCATGCAAGCCTCGCTCGGCTTTGATACCTTGCACGTGATTAATGATTTCACCGCGCAGGCATTGTCGATCTTACAGATTAAAGACAGCGAACTGCGCCAAATTTGCGCCGGTCACGCAGCGGCCGATGCGCCTAAAGTCGTAATTGGTCCGGGCACCGGACTCGGTGTATCCGGGTTGATTCCCGATGGGCGTGGGCAATGGATTGCCTTGGCGGGTGAGGGAGGGCATGCCAGCTTTGCACCGCGTAGCGCCGCAGAAGGGCGCATCTTTGCCTATGCGCGCAAACATTTTCCCGATCATGTCTCGGCCGAGCGCCTGATTTGCGGTAGTGGACTGGCATTGATTGATGCAGCCTTGGCGGCAGAAAATGGCATAGTGCAACAGCGCAGTCCAGCTGAAGTGACAGCAGCGGCATTGGCTGGTGAAGCGCGGGCGCTTAGCTCGGTCAATCACTTTTCGGCGATGCTGGCCACGATCGCCTCGGATGTCGCGTTAACGCTTGGTGCGCACGGCGGCGTGTATCTCTGCGGTGGTATCTTGCCGCGCATTGTCGATTTGTTTGTCGCCAGTCCGTTTGCTGAGCGTTTTAGCGATAAGGGCCGCTTTGGTGACTATCTTGCGGATGTGCCGGTCTGGTTGGTAATGGACGCACAAGAGCCGGGATTAAGTGGTGCGGCAATTGCCTTGCAGCAAGTATTGAATGGCCGTGCATGAGTGATGCTCAGCGTCATGCAGGGGTAATCCAAACTGCGTTGCTGAGTATTGTCGGCAATACGCTGCTGGCGATCATCAAAGGCGTGGCAGGATTTTTCGGCCATTCGCATGCGCTTATTGCCGATGCGATTGAATCGACCACAGACGTCTTTTCTTCGGTTTTACTGTTGTTTGGGCTGCGCTTTTCACAACGCCCCGCAGATGACAATCATCCTTACGGCCACGGCCGAGCTGAATCACTGGCGACTTTTGTGATCGTCGGCTTTTTACTTACCTCGGCGACCATTATCGTCATTGAAAGTATCCATCAAATCATTACGCCGCATCAAATGCCCGCACCGTTTACATTGTGGATATTGGCGGGCGTGGTGATTGCCAAAGAAACCTTGTTCCGAATCTTTGTACGCCGTGGTGCGGCGCATGAAAGCAGTGCACTGACTGCTGAGGCGTGGCATCATCGCAGCGATGCGCTGACGTCATTGGCCGCATTCATTGGTATCAGCGTCGCGCTGGTAATGGGCAAAGGCTGGGAAGCAGCTGATGATTGGGCGGCATTGTTTGCTGCGGCGATTATTTACTTCAATGCGTGGCGGATTTTTCGTCCGGCTTTAGGTGAGGTAATGGATGAAGACAATCACGAAGACTTGCGCCATAGCATCATCGCGATTGCCGCTGCGGCACCGGGCGTGGTTCAGGTTCGCGATTGCCTGATCCGCAAAATGGGCAGCGAGTATATTGTCGACTTGCACATTATCGTTCCTGCAACGTGGCGAGTTGGTGACGCGTGTCATGCCAATGACCACTTGCGTACGCAGATTCTGCACAGTAACCCGCGTATCGCGAGGGTATTCATTGAAGTGTGTTCGGATGATCCTGACTGCTGATTGTATCGGCTTAAATACTATCCGCGATCTGCTTTAGTGTCTGTCGTGAGGATATACAGGTATAGCCAAACACTTTTAAACTTCATGCTGCGTTGCATTGTTTTGCCGTACTACTTGTACTGTCTGCGCCAATGCGCCTTGTATGAAATGTAAAATTGCTTCACTATAAATCCTGATTATTCGACAAAATGATTGTGTGATAAATGGGGCATTTATAAAAAAATCTAAGAAAGTGCACATAACTCAAATCATTTAATATCTGATAGGAAAATAAGAATTCGATGAATTTACTGCTACTTACGTCTGTAACTCTGGAAGAGATAGGATTATTGTAATCATCCGTAGTTTTAATTTTGGAGGTTTAAAATGGGGAACGTGCTATATCGTTGTGCCTGGGCAAATAATCATCCTTTAGAAACGGAATATCATGATGCTGAATGGGGAATACCAATTAATGATGATAGATTATTTTTTGAGATGTTAACGTTAGAAAGTGCTCAATCAGGGTTAAGCTGGTTAACTATTTTAAAAAAACGTGAAGGGTTCAGGCAAGCTTTTGATAATTTTGAAATCGAAAAAGTTGCAGAATATAAGGATGAAAAAGTTTTATCTTTATTAGACGATACTCGGGTTATTCGCCATAAACAAAAAATATTGGCAACCATAAATAATGCTAAATGTATTTTGGCATTACAGTCTGAATACGGCAGTTTCTCTTCTTATTTGTGGAAGTTTGTTGATAACCAACCTATTATAAATTGTTGGGAAAATGAACAAGAAATACCTGCATCCACACAGTTATCTGATTTGATAAGCAAAGAGCTTAAACAAAAAGGATTTAAATTTTTCGGAACGACAACTTGTTATGCTTTTATGCAAGCTACAGGAATAGTTAATGATCACGTTGTTGATTGTTTTAGATTTAACGACAATCAAAGAGTGTAAATTCCCAAAAATAGCACAGTTTGGAAGTAGAATTTCTTTCAAGCAGAGGCAACGCTGTTTTAACTTTTTATGAATGGCTAGCCAGGTACGGCGGTATGACAGTCTCTGATGCCCTACGTCCGCACTTCTACATTTATGTGCTGTAACCGTTTTTCTGGAATGAGACTGTAAACGCTATACACGCGCAAAAAAGCCGGGCATTGCGCCCGGCTTTTGTGCGTGTCAGCAGGATTGAAATTACTGCTGTGGCAAAGGCATTACGTTACCGTTAAGCTCAATACCGTCGTCGGTATTTTCGATGTGCAGGACGTAGTCGCTGCCTTCTTTAACCACGTAGCCTGCAGTCATCGCCATCATGCCTTCCATGCCAGTGGCTTGAATCAGGCTTTCGGGTACGGTCAGCTTGATGTCGAAATCAAAGCTCTGCTGTAGCAGGTTGATCATGGCAGTTGGTTGCTGACTATCCATGGCTGCTTGCCATTGCTGTACGTCAGTAACTGCATCATCTTTGGCCTTGATGTCTGCGACGAAGGTTGCGTCACCTTGGTCAGTATTAAAGGCAATATCAATATCCAGCTCTGTTTGGTTGTTCGCCATGTCGCTAATCAAGCTCTGCATATTTTGCTGCAGGCGCTCTTGATCCTGAGTTTCAGTAATAGCTGGCAGCTCGTAATTGACGAGTTTGAAAGCATCAGCAGACAGGTTTTCAAAGCTTGCTTTAATTTCAATATTTTCAATTTCCAGACCAACCATGCCGGTCAGGTTGCGGATGCTTTCGCCATTGACGTCGACATTAATGCCACCGCTGAAATCATAGAGGTCGCCATCTTTTTCTGCATCAGTGTCGTAGCGGATGCTGTCGATGATGATTGGTGAAGGCATGGTGTCGTCTTTGATCTGAATATTGTCAAAGACGAATTCCTGCTCACCAATGAATGTGCCAAGCTCATCATCAAAGTGGATGTCGTCACCTTTACCTTGAACACCGTCAATGGTGATCAGCATGTTGTCTTCGCTGTTTTCGATTTTGATTGGCGATGTTTTCAGGGTCAGATCGCCGTCTTCGGTCAGCTCGTAGTTAGCCGTTAGTGGGTGGAAGGTAACTGTTGAGCCTGCAGGTTGCTCTTCAGATTGTGCGGCTTCATCTGATGGTGCGTTGGTGATGGTGAGTTTGCCGAATGCCAGCTCTACTTTACCTGCACCATCAGCCAGTGAGCTTTCATTGCTTTGTGAGGTCAGGTTGAGGCCGTCAAATTGAACGGTTTCTCCATCTTCATTGAACTCAAATGGCTTGATTTGTACCAGCTGATTGATTCTGCCATCGTTATATAGGTCTGAAGTGATGGCAAGGTATTCCAGTGCTTTGTTGAGCTTTTCTACGTCTTGGTGGTCTGCAACATCAAGCAAGTTCTTGAGGTCTTCATTGGGCACAACTTCTCCGTTGATACGGGCAAGAATACCTTCGTTGCTCAATTCATCGTTGAAGATAATGTTGTCTTTCATTTCCAGTACGATATCTGGATTTTCGCCTTCTTCAAGGTATGCCGAGTTGCGGGTGATGGTCACTTTGCTGACAGCATTCAAGCCCGTCTCAGTTGCTTGGTAGTCACCTGTTTCAACCGTGATGGATTGCAATACTGGTGACTGACTGAAAAAGCGCTGATAGGTTTGCGTGGTGATTTTGTCCAGATTAGCAATGCGTGCTTTGACTTGCTCAGCCTGCGCTTGCATTTCCATATCAGCGGCTTGGGCTTGGCTGATCAGTAGTGGCGTCGATACGCTACCGAGGCCGAGTAATACTGCAGCAGTAAGGTTGCGGATTTTCATCTCTAAACTCCTTGGATGATAAAAATTATTGGTGGATATATTAAACAAAATTGACGGCAAAAGATGATATTTCTCAGAATGGTAAGGGAGCATTCAGATCGAGAAGCTGATTTTGAGGAGTGTGGATGCTGAGTGCGGCAGCGTGCAAGTGCAAGCGTGCTTCGTATTTGTCGCTTTCGTGGCCGTAGAGATTATCGCCGATGATCGGATGGCCGATAGCCATGAGATGCACGCGAAGCTGATGGCTGCGTCCGGTATGTGGGGTGAGCCGGACGCGGCTGCGGCCATCACCGCTGGCGATGACCTCATAATGGGTCAGCGCAGGTTTGCCCGTCTCATAGCAAACTTTTTGCCGCGGGCGATTTGGCCAATCGGCAATCAGTGGCAGCGCAATACTGCCAACTTGCGGTTCAGGGCAGTCGTGAACAATAGCGTAGTAGGTTTTCTCGACACGACGCTCTTCAAATTGACGTTTGTAATGGCGCTCAGCATCTTTGTGCTTGGCAATCAGCATCAGGCCGGATGTGCACATATCAAGGCGGTGAATAGCGATAGCACCGGGGCATATGGCGGCAATGCGGCTTTGCGCGCTGTCGGCTTTTTCCGGTCCGCGCCCGGGTACGGATAATAGCCCGGCTGGCTTATCAACGGCGACGATGTCGTCGTCTTCATAAATCACGGGGATATCGTAGTGCTTAGTCATCTTCGGCTTTGATGGTTCTGTCGAGTAAGCTGAGGATGGCTTCTTTGAGTGAGGCTTCACCAGAAAGAATGGCGTGCAGGTGGGTGGTGATCGGCATGCGAACGCCAAGGCGGTTGGCGAGTATCCATGTGTCGAAGGTTGCGCCTTCTCCCTCGACGACTTGTCCAATCTCGGCTTTGGCTTGCTCGGGTGTAATGCCTTTGCC
This window encodes:
- a CDS encoding NAD(P)-binding protein codes for the protein MSITRRDFLNGFALTVGAGLTPWQQLMAQEQSAQAAGKYYPPSLTGLRGNHPGSNDITHPIAFGALQVDMDGLPVSEDYDLVVAGAGISGLAAAWFYRKKFPDAKILILDNHDDFGGHAKRNELGEGDNFRITYGGSESLDSPKAHFSNVVEDFLADLGVDYQRFNTYFDDELYADQGLSAGVFFDAANFGENHVAKGEPFFGEADPAEAIANFPLSESDKQALLALFNEPENYLPEMSAAEVEAYLGTISYDTFLQKHVGLSAKARRYFQSYSCDVWGYPIDGRAALEGYYDGYPGFDAMPMPVLDDEEEPYIYHFPDGNASVARMLVRAMIPGVAPGETMEDIVLAPFDYSKLDQQANNVRLRVNATVADVRNRDGGVDVLYFQDNKEPVRVRSKHCVMACYHRMMPSLMKEIGEEQRAALDLNVKTPMIYTKVLLKNWQAFKDMGVYTFYCPTAPYCLVQLDYPVNMGGYECPKNPEQAIVVHMVRTPSPYGTMAGIRDTASLGRKLVYGLPFEALEAEALNQLDAMLSTVGQSARPLVEAITINRWAHGYSHETAMLADDLDAVDGILNTAHAPIGNVHIANSDSGWSAYMHTAIDQAWRAVEEIQA
- the glk gene encoding glucokinase, producing the protein MPYPYLVADVGGTNARFALVDEYGELSHIDRLATADFPTLEAAIRAYLEPLNVQVVHAGIAIANPVTGDEVRMTNHHWSFSIRGMQASLGFDTLHVINDFTAQALSILQIKDSELRQICAGHAAADAPKVVIGPGTGLGVSGLIPDGRGQWIALAGEGGHASFAPRSAAEGRIFAYARKHFPDHVSAERLICGSGLALIDAALAAENGIVQQRSPAEVTAAALAGEARALSSVNHFSAMLATIASDVALTLGAHGGVYLCGGILPRIVDLFVASPFAERFSDKGRFGDYLADVPVWLVMDAQEPGLSGAAIALQQVLNGRA
- a CDS encoding cation diffusion facilitator family transporter, whose product is MSDAQRHAGVIQTALLSIVGNTLLAIIKGVAGFFGHSHALIADAIESTTDVFSSVLLLFGLRFSQRPADDNHPYGHGRAESLATFVIVGFLLTSATIIVIESIHQIITPHQMPAPFTLWILAGVVIAKETLFRIFVRRGAAHESSALTAEAWHHRSDALTSLAAFIGISVALVMGKGWEAADDWAALFAAAIIYFNAWRIFRPALGEVMDEDNHEDLRHSIIAIAAAAPGVVQVRDCLIRKMGSEYIVDLHIIVPATWRVGDACHANDHLRTQILHSNPRIARVFIEVCSDDPDC
- a CDS encoding DNA-3-methyladenine glycosylase I, which encodes MGNVLYRCAWANNHPLETEYHDAEWGIPINDDRLFFEMLTLESAQSGLSWLTILKKREGFRQAFDNFEIEKVAEYKDEKVLSLLDDTRVIRHKQKILATINNAKCILALQSEYGSFSSYLWKFVDNQPIINCWENEQEIPASTQLSDLISKELKQKGFKFFGTTTCYAFMQATGIVNDHVVDCFRFNDNQRV
- a CDS encoding YdgA family protein gives rise to the protein MKIRNLTAAVLLGLGSVSTPLLISQAQAADMEMQAQAEQVKARIANLDKITTQTYQRFFSQSPVLQSITVETGDYQATETGLNAVSKVTITRNSAYLEEGENPDIVLEMKDNIIFNDELSNEGILARINGEVVPNEDLKNLLDVADHQDVEKLNKALEYLAITSDLYNDGRINQLVQIKPFEFNEDGETVQFDGLNLTSQSNESSLADGAGKVELAFGKLTITNAPSDEAAQSEEQPAGSTVTFHPLTANYELTEDGDLTLKTSPIKIENSEDNMLITIDGVQGKGDDIHFDDELGTFIGEQEFVFDNIQIKDDTMPSPIIIDSIRYDTDAEKDGDLYDFSGGINVDVNGESIRNLTGMVGLEIENIEIKASFENLSADAFKLVNYELPAITETQDQERLQQNMQSLISDMANNQTELDIDIAFNTDQGDATFVADIKAKDDAVTDVQQWQAAMDSQQPTAMINLLQQSFDFDIKLTVPESLIQATGMEGMMAMTAGYVVKEGSDYVLHIENTDDGIELNGNVMPLPQQ